DNA from Apis cerana isolate GH-2021 linkage group LG13, AcerK_1.0, whole genome shotgun sequence:
tctctcgctctctcgctTTCGTCGAACatgatacataataatatatctcccgcgcaaaatatttttctcgaacgaCCATCGATCTCGAAAATCGATGCTCGTATGTATCACAAGGAGAAATTAAGTATACACACTTTCgtcgttaattaattctttttttctttttttccattttttgtattttttgggGATGGGATTTGCACACCACCTGTTGGTTCGGCACATCTAATCCCGGAATCAGGAATTAGATAACGTCCCCATGgggcaagaaaaaaaaagaggaaaggtgggggaaggggggagagaAATACGTTTCTTAGGCTGGTCTCggagaaatggaagaaaatatatgataaaaaaaaaataatatgataatattaatattaataataatagttataagaGATAAAGGATCTTAAGGGTTTGCTAGAGTGATCGTATCGGTTTTCCTCTGAGAGCCAAGAGATCGACCTGTCACATTACAATATTCGCCGTAACGCGTCTTGTtacgtacatacatatttatattataatatatatatttttatatatatatatagcgtgTATCTGTGAAGAacgttgtataaaatattgtataaatatataaatacttgattgaaaaaaaataaatatattaaattaaaaaaaagacgtaacgtaaagtatattattttattattaatattatattttaatatatatatatatatataagttgtcAAGTCTATAACAGGAGGGTACGAAAAATTAGCGTCGTTTCGCTACCGCGACCGAGTCTCGTTAATGCCGCTTCATCATTATATCTCGATCAAACAGGAGattgcttttttatttatattttgcttgCACATACGAGTGACAAAATAgggatagataaatatttatatacgaaggaaggaatagaaaaaaaaaaccgtgAATTCTTGGAAGAATTGTACAATACGcttctttgataaaaaaaggaaacgaaaaatatgagaaaactAACTTACACGCGTGTTTGTGTCTACTACGTGTAAGAATCTGTCTGTAAAATGATTCGAATAAATAggtataacaatattaattgcaCTAATCAACTAAAAAaactccctttctttcttgtgCTCATTCGTGCTCGTTTAAACTCGATATTTACAGCTAAGTTTGTAAGTGTACaatgtaaataaaagaagaaacgtgCGAATACACGGTAAGGATGAATTCAAAGAAGCGTGTTTGGATGAAGATTGTGTTCGAATTGAAGAGTGTTCCTTCCTATTGTACATTGTTTCGTTCCAttcggaaaaaagaaagaaagaaagaaaaataaaaaatgatttggaacgaaaaatgaagaaaaaaatgattgataaatAGCACGTATGCAAAGTATACAATTACGTTGCCTCCATGCAAGTGAAATCGatctatttctataaattcataaataaattaaatatcctaatatatatatatatatatatatatgtatattcttcaattctgtgaatttctttataaatcattGTCGAGTTTCTTCTCGAGGATTAttgaatacatatttttaagttgtggaatatgagaataaaaataaatatagaaattaacgTGTAAATTGAGTACGTTTTCATccttaacataaaaatatttttcttgtaagattctgtattatattaagattctgtgaaaaaaaaaatgtaaaatttaagaaatgtttaaacaaaaaagtttCGCgtctttaactttttttaaaaaattaacgaccaactttttttttacattttacatttcataaatttttcagtaatttttatcaatgaaaaatgattttataaaacaatctttaaattacaaaaaaaataaaaattgtttacatattcaaaaaaacgttcaatcaagaaatatttatatgttgtcTCTTGTAAACACAAATTCAAaactacaataaaaattacacaagTATTTCTTCGTACTCAAAACTCATCGGCTATGATTATGCaaaactaaaaagaaaaaaaataaataaataaatttatctctcAAGTGGTCGAACAAAATCACAacttatgaaaaaagaagaagaaaaagttcaAAAGAGAGAAATCTTCGGCCACTTTTCtacgaaaacaaaaaataggcGGGAAAAGAatggtaataatatataaataacgatataataacaaagatGGCAGAACACGACGAAAGAGACTCGGTGGCATCGCGAGACGCTTTTGAAAAAATGTGCCGTCGCTACTTCTTTCATCGTCGTGCGAATATAATCGCGGATCTCTCGCGACACGAGAAGAGAACTCGAAAAGTTCGTCGTGCCTCTTCCCGTTTGGCCGCGAGAGACAAACGTGAACTTGTACGTGTATTACACGGTGGTGTATAGTATAACGCTTGGTTTCGTTTTGGAGAACGCGCGTGGAACATAGGCCTCCATAACCCCCCCTCCACCAGTGCCACCATCTGTGCCTACGCATCTTTTTATCTCTCGTTCCGAGCGACGAAGAAACTCGAGGGAACTTTCACTCTCCGCGTCTGGTAAACGCGTTCTTTTCTCTCTATACTACTCTCGCCCCCTCTATAGATGGCTCTCCCTGCTACGTTATCCCTTTCCTGGTTACCGTAGCACAGAACCAGCTAAAACGTCCACTCGCTTCGAGATTGGTCGTCTCATTTCGCGTCGTGCGTAAATTATGTGCGAAGAGTTCTCTTCTGACAACGAGTACAAGTGAATGATGACTCGCGAACTGAACGAGAATATCTCCAATTTATGGAAGAATTATCCTcttctttacaatttttcaaacttttaaatttttatctatctatcgtATCATCTATTgtaatttctgaatttttacgATCCAAATGTCTAGATCGAAAGAGGAACGAGACTTTGTCAGTATATGGCTGGTCACTGGCAGCGAGGGGACTATATCGCGCGTGTCGTTTCGCAGGGGCACGAGAGAAACGGAAGAGTGCGTGTGTGTTATGGCAAGGAATTAAATAAtgcattcattaaataatagatgTACAAAAGTTGAACTCGTCACGAGTTCGAAAATGTAAGGGATTTAAGGGATAGAACCTTCGCGTTTCTCGACACAGAATCATGGTAATAAACGGAGATATGATCGATGACAATaatggtaaatatttatgacgGTAATGCTGGATTAACACTAGTGCGATAATAGATAGTGGTAGCAGCAAtggtaataatgatataaagtaatagcaaaagtaatagtaatagcaatagtaataatattaataataatagcataatataatgtatatatagggCCACGATAATCTgcgacgatatatatatatatatattagataagaCACGGCATTAATTGACTTTAGTTCGGAGTTTTGAACGACGATCATCGAAGCAACCGACTGCACTAGCAATTGATTGCATCGTTTTACAAAAAggcaaaagaaacaaaaaaaataataatattaataataataatataataatataataatataataataataataataataataataataataataataataataataataataataataataataataaaaagaaaaaagaaacgatcagccagataaataatataatgaagataatattaaatggatGTGCCGTACTGTTCGTCGAAGTAAATGATCACCTACTTCGTATGCAATCGAGGCGTACAATGCTatgaatacaataataataataataataataataataatatataatataatataaaataataatagttaataattaattattaataaaaataattatattaataatataataataataataatattaataataataataaactaaatctataataatatttgtttcaagtataaattaaatgaaaacatattttgttttagCATAAGAGTGTATGATGTGCATATATACAAGATGTATTCGATTTTCAAAAACTACGTCATTTAggcacttttcttttttgtctcgtttttgtctctctctctctctctctctctctctctctctctctctctctctctcgacatTCTCGGTTTGAAGCGACGCGCGgcggaaataaatattttttttcgccaaaaaaatcgatccgatatattaaaatctcaaaGATTGCATcgaattcgtattttttttaaaaaaaaggggagaaaaataataattaataaatatatatatatatatattgaatatacaccaaaaattaagaattgatTGGTGCAATTGTTTCATTTCCTTCGAATGTCTTTGggatacgaaaaataatttcttccccCGCTAGATGGAAGCACTCACGAAATTACGCCGCCTCATTCCTCTGACCATACTCTCACTTTCGCTCgatatatctctctctccttgACTCGCACTCTCTCTATaatagatttcttttctttaataatagttaatatttctattgcaATAGTTACatatcacatttttttatgGGAAAGaacaatgtaaatatatatgtatatatatatataccacgAAATTGATGATATCTCTTTCATTCTCTCCCActcactctctctttctatcacactccaattattattttttctttttttttcttttttcccttttttttctttttttttttttttttaatcaaatactcGTTCatcgttcatttatttatcgatgagGCACGCATTTAAGGCACCATTAAGGAAGCTAACATCGATATTCtctaacataaaattatttcgattgctATTGAAGTCGTTAAAACtacgataaataatcaaattttcttacaGAGATTTGCTTTCTTTTGGACAAGATAACTCGTGGGGAAAAATTGGTTCTCTGGACGTTATCGTtagaatttcttattaattaattcgattgtCCTATCTTTCGgtaaaaatgaatagaagaAATACCACTTTTCTCCATTTTCTCTACCTCACACTTTCGACCGAATCGATTAAACGAAAACGTAGAAGAGAACGGATAAAAGCGaagaatggtaaaaaaaaaaaaaaaaaccgaaaTGCTCAATATCAAACTACGATAAATCCGATAAGATTCTCTTCAGTCCGATAAAtcagaaaatgaaaagtaaatcGAGAATAAAAGTCtcgaagtaaaaaataaacgaattctGAAGgcaaatctctctctctctctctctctctctctctctccctctctctttttctcatcGTCTTTAACAAAAGTTCGTCTCGTGACGATCGAAAGCCCTGACCGAATCcttctttacaaaaatatccaatatcgcgtaacttattttttaaacgcaCTTTCGTTCATCCCATGGACACGTTTCGTCTCCCGACACGTAATTTCCACATATACACACGTAACACATACAAACGTATCACTTTCTCTCATTATCTTTCCTTTTGCTCGTCCCGTTGCTCTCACCATCCGATCCCACTCTCCCTCCTCTTTCGCTCTGTGTCCAAGTTACTCATACGCACAAACGGAACACGCACACACGAACACACAAACGAATCTCTTACTCGTTCTAACATTGGAAGACAATCGGAGTTCTTAAGCCACTTAATCTGCATAGCATGATCTTTGATCCGTTTCGCGCGTTTCGTCACTTGATCCAATACCAACGCGACGAAAACTCGTTtctgtataaatatacatatacgttatatatatgCCTGTgactctttctatttttctttctctcttcctctcgatCCGCCTTGCTTtccgctctttctctctctcgcatgCGTCTTGCTCTCGTCTCCCTTTCACTCTCGAAATACAACTTTCCCCTCCCTCGTCCTTTCGCAACAtgaaggagagggggaggggggaataaTCCCGGAGGGAAAAAACgcgaacattattattaaagaataaaacgaaagaagaagaaattaaaaaaaaaaaaaaaaaaaagaaaagaaaaaaatatcattttggaATATTGCAACGTTTCACCTGCCCcggatcgaaattaaaaaaaaaaaaaaaacgcttcGTTCCCGTGAGTATCCTTGTGTGTACGGAGGAGACAAAATGGAAGAGCGAACGGACAAAGCGGATGGACGACGATGGAAACGAGACGAGATCACGGGGTTATGGGTCCAAGAGAGATCAAAGAACAACTTTCTCGAAGGAAGTCACACAATTCGGTAGAGGCTTGGACTCGTCCCTCTCGTTCCGACCTGTTTCCATTCGCCTTGTCGTTtctgaatatttctattatatatacgatatattattttatacgatatttctGCTCTCGGATCTTAGAatcctaaattatttttttttcttttttttctttttacgtttttttttccccctttttccccgtatatttttccctttctccaTGGTTGAATCGCGTATATATCAAGGATTCCCACGAGCAGGTCGAGACATCCGGGCTGATATCATCTCGTCCTTTCCGTTAAACGAGCGTAAActtaaagtaaaagaaaataaaaagagatgaCGATGACGATAACGATGATAATGATGACGATGAAACGATGACGATGAAACGATGATAATGGGAGGGGGGGCGGGCAAGGAGATGAAAAACGGCTCCGTTGGTCAGAAAATGTCTGACGCTATTAATACggttaagattaatataacgATATTCAATATCGATAGTGATATTAATGATaacgttaataattaatattaaattgtagcgataataatatatatatatatataataatataataatataatcgtgacgattatgataaaaaaaaggaagagatgaTCGTTTTTTAAAGAACGAGAGTAAGATGCCTAACGTGTCCTACGAACAGAAAAGAAACGCTTAAATAAGAAGCTGACGGAGAGGAAAGATCCGTCTAACGCGAGAAATGCagtttaaatgttaaaaaaaaatatatatatatatatttgtgtgtgtatgtgtatgtgtgtgtatgcgcgcgcgcgcgcgcgtgtaaaaagaataaaaagaagaagaagaagaagaagaagaagaagacgaaaaaagaaaaaaaacctcTTCAAGTCGGTGGAAGAGTCCGTGTCCCTCTCCCTTAAAACACATTCTCCTGTCTTTTccatcgatattattaaattagagtaatatatatttttgggtCCAACGCTCTTTGTTTGTCCTCTCTCTTGTTCTTCCTTCGCACGTGTTGTTCGAAACATCCTCGTACGCGCATACATCTCTTAAAAAGATtgcgaggaaagaaagaaaaaaaaagaaagaaaaaagaaagaaaaaaaaagaagaagacacAGCATTACTAGTAccaatagaagaagaaaaagaagaagaagaagaagaagaagaaaacaaaaagaataaaataccaAAGAGTGGAAGGACCCAGGAGTCGGAAAGGAGAGCTCCCTTAGATCTTAAGATTGTCGAAGTCGGTGAGAGTGCTGCTGATCCTGTTGAACACAGGGAGCCTGGACTCGGCGTTGGGCGACAATGGGGACGGCGTCCTTGGCGCGAGCTCGTCCGATCCCAAAGGACTGCAAACGCTGTTGGTTCGCGGGCTGGGGCTCTGCCTGGTGGCGAGAAGTTGGCCGAAATCCTGGCCAAAACTGAACGGCGTGGTGGGCAGGCTGGTCACGGACGGTTGTTGATTACAGTCGTCGCTGAAGAAACTCGCCATCGAGTTGGTAGGCGACTGACTGAGGCTGGACGACGGTGAAATGGAGTCCCCGGTGCTGCCGAGCGAGAAGGTCGGGCTGAGATTCAACGGCTTGGGCCTGGTGGCGCCGATCACCGAGCTCGCACTCGTGGAACCGGTCTGATGATGGTGGTGATGGTGATGGTGATGGTGATGGTGTTGGCTGGTCGTCAAGCTCAACGAGTTGGTTCTGAGCAATGGCGGTGGGTTGTACACGTTGCTCGAGTTGCACAAGCTCAACGAGTTGGTTCTCATGAGGCTGGGGGTGGTGGCCGCGGCGGCGATCGCCGTCACTTGGGGAGAGGCGACGATCTGCTCGAGCAACGAGACGTTGCTGTTCGAATTCACGTTGGATCCGTTGCACCCGTTTCCACCGGCGGCCACGGCCGCGGCCGCCGCCGCGCTCAACAAAGGATTCAGGCTTATTATGTTGGGCTGGGTGGATCCCAGCTGGGCGCTCACTTTTTGATTGTGGATCCGAGCCTCCTCGAAGTTGTGGATGAAATGGCAACGGGGCCCGTACGGGCAGAAACCGATCGTGTGAAACGTGCGGCACAGCTCGGTCTTGTATTTCGGATGGCGGGCGAGGTTGCGCAACTCGCTGTACCCGTGAGCGAACTGACACTTGTCGCCATATTTGCAGGTGCCGCTTTCCTCGAATGGCCTGCACAACTCTGTCTTGTACCGGGAGGTCGGCTCGCTCGCGCTGCGATCCAGTTTACGGTGTTGCTCGATCAGGGTTGTTACCAGGGAGGTGTAGCGACGAAGTGGCCCGTGTCCCCCATTGTTCCCGCTCGAACCGTTGCTCGAGGTGTTTGTCGCGGATCCCGATGTCGCTTCCTTCGCCTTCGCAGATGCGTTCTGTAACACACCGATCCAAACTGTATTTCCTTTGCCTCCTTTTTATCCCTGCGTTAATATCTAATCATAATTTCCCTCCATTCCCgcctataattttttcctactTTTTCCCTCCACAACTACTCTGTTCCGcgtaatttttcctttatcctCCGTGCATCCGATGCAACGTAATAAAATCCACTAGAgattaagataaaatcgattaaGACTTAAACTATGCGATAAAACGTAGGAATTCGTAGAATCGTCcgcaaaattagaaaagaaatatctacGTTTCCACGtacgataaaattttcgaaattgcgAAATGTCGTTAACCTTCGAACGGTGTTTCATTTTCCtcccaattaaattattaaatacgtgAGAGACACGTGTTCGGGCCATTAGCCAGATTTTAGCCTGGagctaaaatatttgcaaaggAACATTTTTTCCTTCGCTCCATTACCTTTCGTTCGTTTCTCTTCGTacgtttcgagagagagaaagagacaggCAGACAGAGAgacagatagagagagagagacagagagagaataaGCTGGTCTTATTTATCCCTTGGTCGAAGTAGCGTCGAGAAAATGAACGTTTCGAGGAATCGAGCGACGTGGAAGAGATAGCAGCAACaggaattgatatttttacgcGGATAGATTCGTATGTGACGTAACGAAATAATACCAACCACGTGTAACAGATTTAAACGGTTTATCGTGTCGTTCCTCGAGATAATTATAAAGGCGAAGGCGGATTACGGTGGATCGCAGATACGATTGTGGTAATTTCGACGAATGCAGGAACAATACGCGTCATTTACCCGAAATGATCCATCGCAGATATTATTACGATATTGATGACGGCTTACGCAACGCGATATAACCGCTTGGACGCGAACCCTTGACCAACAACgatcatttatttctaatagatTGTCCAATCAAGGAATACAGGAAATGGCGTGCACAATTGCTTTATTCGAACGTTAGAGGATTTCGAACGTTCCGATGAAACGCTTCGTTATCGACTTCAATTTTATGGTTTTGCCGACGAGCTGTTGGCGATTTTGCGCGCAAATAGAGAAAAAACGGAATTGAGTAATTCCGTGTTGTGAAacgttacaaaaataaatctccttttcgatatttcaattgCTCGCTTATCACAGGCTAAATGTGAAAGTTCGATACTAAGTAATATATGCGTGTGCgcctgtgtgtgtgtatgtatattccTACCGATTGATTCatcaatgatttaaaaatttgatggaaAACCTGTTACGTAAGCACGAATTTCTattcgaataatgaaattatctgCACGTATTAATAAACTCGattcaaaacaattaatttatcctttttttccatcgGTTCAGATTATTACTATCTTCGATCGCGATACAAAACAAAACATCGTTATCGTTAATTGCTTTTAAATCGTGAGAGAggtaaaatcgatcgatgacAAGTTACAGAAAGAGGATACAGGTATACGAGAAGAGACAACGATTCGAAAAACCTTTTTTCAAGGAGGAAAGATCAAAATTTGTTCGAGAATCTACCTGAGAAAAATCTGAGAATAAACTCGCGTAAAAAGGAAGAGGGATAGAGAGAgatagggagagagagagagagaatgccCCTTTGGAAACAATCGGATTTTACGAGAGTTTCGAACAAGACCGAAGAAATCTTAGATAGAGAAAATTTACCAAAAGAACCTTTCTAAACCATAAAAACGAACCCTCCATCTTTGGTATTTACTACAAATCCTGTCAATCTTTATCTAGCTCTCCATTAAGAGCTACTTCCCGGGGATTGGTTAAATATTATCGTTGCTAGATAGTATCGTCGATTTCGAAGCTTtcacaaagaaatattttcaaggaaaggtatttattataataataaagatcattcggatgatttttttaattttaaagaaaatattctcatatattttttttttcttcgcagAAGAGGTAAACCATTTATCACGGAAtcaattatcatatttcaatttatattagaattgacATTTGCCAAGGTGAACCGACTAAGACACTTATATGACTAAGACCAATCGTCATACCGATAGTTTTTATGCTAATGGagcaaattctttttcttttttttttccatctccaTTAAACCGtcaaaatttttgcataaaataaaagaagaagggaacAAAAGGATCGGAAccgaatttattaatcgaaacgTTAATTACGATAATTTAGAGGACGATTAAATTAACGTGCTGAAAGTGTATTATCGTATCGAGGACGACGAGTTTTCAATCAATGTAATCGATCGAAATGTTCTCGGTTTACattaaagagaataaaaaccGTAAACCAGCTAGAGTTAAATGGCTTATTATGGTAATTTACAGTCTTTAATCACGTGCACGCTCGTACTTTGCGGGTAAACATTATTGTAGTTGCACATACGTGTATAAACAATAACCctgaaatcaatttaaattatccgtctcgttaatatgtttatttttatctacgaTATAACGAGTTCCAATTGTGCAATAAAGTATTCGACAAAAGCAGGAACAACGATCGGTGTCGAAACACCGTTACCGTTGAATCATGGAATGTAGCAAtcctataataattaatttcgaaatcgtgCATACGCGTATATGGAAATGGAAAATCGAGATCGTGATTCACaacgaaacgaatttaaaaaaaaattttaaacagcaatatatatttaaagtaacgCGAATTAAAAAGGAATTCGAGTCGAATTCATCTTCGAAGCGAAAATCAACTCGTCCTTCGTTGATCTTTGTCCGCGTCAGAGAATCCAAAGATCGACCGATTCTTCTCCATCGTAGTTTCCATAGATCCTTGCGCGATCGTTGTTTCACATCGTCTGGAAATTTCCACGAGCACGTGTGTTCACGGTGTGTACAGTGTATACCGTGCACGAGTCCCGTGATACATGTTTCTAGTATGTTAATGTTACCAAGCGCTACTTTATCGAGTTTAAACTCGTGTAAGAAAAACATTCGAATTTCGTTTATCCATAGTTTGGACGATAAATGTATCTAGCATTAGCATCgttcgtaaaataatttcccacaatttaaaaatcgttatCGATTCTTCACACCGTCTATCTCGTTCAAACAATGGAAGAATTCGCTATCGTACGACACAGTTTAAACAATGAGAATTCCTTCAACgaagaacgaataaaaatgttcTTCCTTATTTTCTGATTCACGGATTCATCATCTgaccttttaaaattaaaattcttcgacACGAAACGCGGAAACGGCATTCGACCATCGTGAATCCTCGAATCGTTTTCTCCATCGATCGCTCTTGCACAAATTTTCGCCTCCGAAAGAAATTCTCTGGGATGAGTTGGCAGATCCAtccgaaaggaagaaagaaaaaagaaaaagaaacgatcgatctGTTGCGTCAGTCGAAACTGCAAGGCAGCAGGCCTCCTTCCGAGGAAAGAGTTACGTGTCGAGGATGGAAAAACGATGGAAAAAGGTCGTAGTCGCAAAAAGTACATTCTTCTCGAGAAATTTCTCTCGAACGGCTGCTGGTCGAGGTCGACGACGCCATACTCGATGAAAGAAAACGGATTTCGTCGTCTCACCGTGGATGATTCACGCCAACCTCTCGCGTACTCTCGGGAACAAGTGCATCGTGTGCACATAGTCTAATCGCTGCTCTCTGGTGTGTAACAGTCGTCGAGAGAGTTTCCACGAAACAGGCTGAAAATAGGCATACCACTTTTCATTCACTCGATTCGACGACGACAGTCCAGAGTCTGGCACAGCCGCGCGTTCATCTGGTCGATTCGTTTCCTACGCAGAACACCGCGCAAAACGAGCTTTGTGTACTCCACCGCCACTCCATAAACTCTTGATGGGATAAAGATGCTCTATCGAAAGATGCTCCACGCCACGCTTTTTTCCCAAAAGAACAGTGTTAAGAACAGCGTTTGCCTTCGAAActgatcaaaaattaaaacgtttcTTAAAACGTCCAGTCTGATTAAATTGATCTACGCGCGTCTCTCCTTATTAGGAAATTATGAACCGCGATTTATTGTATGAATTCGCgtttgcgaaaaaaaaaatagataaaaacaaaggtaaattgaaacgaatctcttatttatgtatttcattAACACGTTAATGGTCGATGattggatatttttcattcgctAATACGAATCGATTCTttggaaactttttttttcaattt
Protein-coding regions in this window:
- the LOC108004042 gene encoding protein TIS11, translating into MSTAVMSTPMFDCSSEHIFKNASAKAKEATSGSATNTSSNGSSGNNGGHGPLRRYTSLVTTLIEQHRKLDRSASEPTSRYKTELCRPFEESGTCKYGDKCQFAHGYSELRNLARHPKYKTELCRTFHTIGFCPYGPRCHFIHNFEEARIHNQKVSAQLGSTQPNIISLNPLLSAAAAAAVAAGGNGCNGSNVNSNSNVSLLEQIVASPQVTAIAAAATTPSLMRTNSLSLCNSSNVYNPPPLLRTNSLSLTTSQHHHHHHHHHHHHQTGSTSASSVIGATRPKPLNLSPTFSLGSTGDSISPSSSLSQSPTNSMASFFSDDCNQQPSVTSLPTTPFSFGQDFGQLLATRQSPSPRTNSVCSPLGSDELAPRTPSPLSPNAESRLPVFNRISSTLTDFDNLKI